The Artemia franciscana chromosome 18, ASM3288406v1, whole genome shotgun sequence genome includes a window with the following:
- the LOC136038693 gene encoding peroxisomal biogenesis factor 3-like isoform X1 — protein sequence MSGIWGFVKRHKRKFIITSAVLGGGALVARYAANKFEEWEKRHLKQLLAKEKKQQYFANIYQSCLTTCRNLTPKIKRAIDKLLDVDGITLTLKNNPPNKVELWEYLTLLTFTKNITFLVSSVLLSVLIHVQLGIIGGYLYRAQVEDDSASVIDSSVQEQYLLACDHFINQGLEELVAYIQPIVKSVIQNIPLTKSVSTFDLQVFLNDIERVIVSDFKQAPKIYVRSMIASEVNSMNNNGSFDGSWNDAILNRMNTETSELLETNEASIIISEILHMSWDFLLDACEENFSVVDNKLPLVKVVPILNGFFVGNVSCKWMDKVCKQTHLSTFMGNIYESFCT from the coding sequence ATGTCAGGAATTTGGGGTTTTGTTAAGAGACATAAACGTAAATTTATAATTACTAGTGCTGTACTTGGAGGTGGAGCTTTAGTTGCAAGATATGCAGCGAACAAATTTGAAGAATGGGAGAAACGTCATTTAAAGCAACTTTTAGCCAAAGAAAAGAAGCAACAGTATTTTGCAAACATTTATCAATCATGTTTGACGACATGTAGGAACCTTACACCGAAAATAAAACGTGCTATAGATAAGCTACTTGACGTAGATGGCATTACTTTAACTTTAAAGAATAATCCACCTAATAAGGTTGAACTTTGGGAATATTTAACGCTATTGACTTTCaccaaaaatattacatttctAGTTTCAAGTGTCCTTCTATCTGTATTGATCCATGTACAACTAGGGATCATTGGTGGTTATTTGTATCGGGCACAAGTAGAGGATGACAGTGCCAGTGTCATTGATTCATCTGTTCAAGAACAATATCTTCTTGCGTGTGATCATTTTATAAACCAAGGATTAGAAGAGCTAGTGGCTTATATTCAACCTATTGTAAAATCTGTTATTCAGAATATTCCTTTGACAAAATCAGTATCGACCTTTGATTTACAGGTATTTCTTAATGACATTGAACGAGTTATTGTCAGCGATTTTAAACAGGCCCCGAAAATTTATGTTCGAAGTATGATTGCTTCCGAAGTCAACAGTATGAATAACAATGGCTCTTTTGATGGGAGCTGGAATGACGCCATTTTAAACCGAATGAATACAGAAACTTCTGAGCTACTAGAGACTAATGAGGCTTCGATTATTATCTCGGAGATACTGCATATGAGTTGGGATTTTCTACTGGATGCTTGTGAGGAAAATTTTAGTGTAGttgataataaacttcctttggTTAAAGTTGTTCCGATTCTAAATgggttttttgttggaaatgTTTCTTGTAAGTGGATGGATAAAGTGTGTAAGCAAACGCATCTATCTACATTTATGGGCAATATATATGAATCATTTTGTAcataa
- the LOC136038693 gene encoding mitochondrial import inner membrane translocase subunit Tim8 A-like isoform X2 → MNLDALGNGVLKDQQLQGFIEAETQKQRFNANVHQLTDQCWDACMDKPSTKLDSRTQNCITYCVDRFLDATNFIVNRMEKSAGISGLAELE, encoded by the exons ATGAACCTTGATGCACTTGGTAATGGTGTTTTGAAAGATCAACAGTTGCAAGGTTTTATTGAAGCTGAAACTCAGAAGCAAAGATTTAAT gcAAATGTGCATCAGTTAACTGATCAATGTTGGGATGCTTGTATGGATAAACCGAGTACCAAGTTAGATTCCCGAACCCAGAACTGTATAACTTACTGCGTTGATAGATTCTTAGATGCAACTAACTTTATTGTAAACCGAATGGAAAAATCTGCTGGCATTTCTGGATTGGCAGAACTAGAGTAG